GACCGGCGGTGGTCAGGGTGCTGCTGATATCAACCATGTCATCTGTTCTCATGCCTCTGCGAGCGCAATGTAAACCGGATTAACAAAAAAGCCCCGCCAAAAAGGCGGGGCATAGGTGCAGTGCCTTGGATCAGGCCTTGTGTAAGGCCGCAGGCACCTGGCGGTGTGGGGGTAAACCTTGGTTCAGTCGTGCATTTCCGACCGGATTTGCTGGCGGAGCACATCAATGGGCACGGTCTGACCGTCCTTTTTGAAGCACCAGTAGGTCCAACCGTTGCAGCTGGGCGCGCCTTCAAGATGGGCACCCACCTGGTGGATCGATCCCTTGATGTCGTCACCGATCAACGTGCCATCGGCACGGACCTTGGCCTTGTGACGGCGGTTCATGGAATACAGCTCTTCGCCCGGACGCAGCATCCCGCGTTCGACCAGCTGGCCAAAGGGCACACGTGGCTGCGCCCGCTTGGAGGCCGAAACTGTCAACGCTTCCTTGTCGAACTTGCGGACATTGGCGATACGTTTCTCGGCTACCTTGCGATAGGCCGCTTCCCGTTCGATCCCGATAAAGTCGCGCCCCAGCATCTTGGCAACAGCACCCGTGGTTCCGGTGCCAAAGAACGGATCAAGGATGACATCACCCGGGTTGGTCGACCCAACCAGAACGCGATGCAACAGGCTTTCTGGTTTTTGCGTCGGATGCGCCTTGTCGCCCTGATCGTCCTTCAGCCGTTCATGACCGGTGCAGATGGGCAGAACCCAATCGCTGCGCATTTGGATACCCTCGTTCAACGCCTTCAGCGCGTCATAGTTGAAGGTGTATTTGCTGGCCTCATCCTTACCGGCCCAGATCATCGTTTCGTGGGCATTGGTAAACCGCTTGCCGCGGAAGTTGGGCATCGGGTTGGATTTGCGCCACACCACATCGTTCAGGATCCAGAATCCTTCGTTCTGCAAGGCGGCACCAACACGGAAGATGTTGTGATAGCTGCCGATCACCCAGATCGCGCCATTGGGTTTCAGCAACCGACGCGCAGCCTTCAGCCAGGCCGTCGTGAACGCGTCATAGGCACGGAACGAATTGAACTGGTCCCAGTGATCGTCGACCGCGTCGACCTTGGAATTGTCGGGGCGATGCAATTCGCCTTTCAGCTGCAGATTATAGGGCGGGTCGGCAAAGATCAGATCAACGCTGCCAGCCGGCAGGCTGTTCATCACATCAATGCAATCCCCCGCAAGGATCTGGTTCAAGGGAAGCGCCTCGGCGCCCTTTACATGTTTCGTCATCGTCTGCCTCTGTCCCCGGTGCATTTTGCACTCGTTGGTTGGCTTCAAGATGAGTCATAGCCGATTCGCCGTCAAATTCTTTTTTGAATCAGTCACTTATGATTTTTTCTTGATACAAGATGTTGTGGACGGGTTTGAAGGTTCGTCTATGGTGTGGGGTCACCCCAAGATTTTCCAGCGCCAACCTGTGGCTTTTTGACGGATATCCCATGTTGGTTTCCCAGCCATAGCCGGGGTGCTGTTGCGCCAAATCCACCATGATCCGATCGCGACATATTTTGGCCACAATTGAGGCCGCCGCGATGCTGAGCGAACGGGCGTCGCCGCGCACGACCGGCGTGGCCGGAACGGCCAAGTCACGCGGCACCATCGTTCCATCAACCAACGCGTGATCCGGGGACCGTCGCAGCCCGGCCACCGCCCGCTCCATCGCCAAATGCGACGCGCGCAGAATGTTCAGCTCTTCGATCTCGCGTACCGAAGCATGCGCTACGGACACATCCGCGGAGGCTAGAATTGCATCCAACACAGTCTCACGTCTGCGAACCGACAATTTCTTTGAATCGTCCAATCCAGGGGGAATGGCCTGTGGATCCAACACCACGGCCGCCGCCGTCACCGGCCCGGCCAGGGGACCCCGGCCAACCTCGTCCACACCTGCCACACGCCCACCGACACGCGCTTCGAATTTGAAATCTGGCACCACGCCACCTGTTTCTTCTGACCAAAAATACGACCGCCGGAGGCACAGAACACATTTTGCGGGCGAAAGTGCAAACACGTTCCAGCACCGCAACAAAAAAGGGCGGTGCCCGAACACCGCCCCTTGCAAGGTGGACCATGTGGCATGGTCCGGTTGCCCGCTCTTAGTGACGGGCCAATTGGAACCCATGCCGGCTCAGGCAGCGGGCGCTGTACCCCTGGCGCCAACCCCGGTGGGTATAGACTTCGCGGTGGCAGCGATACGGCAGACTATCCACATGCCTGTAGTGCTTGTGCAGGCAGCGTTGTCCAAACAGTCGACGATTGCCCTGTTCGGTATGGAAGCTGCGCAGGCAATGCTGCGGAAGCAGCTTGCGGTTTACGCGCTTGGGCAACGGCTTGGGTTTGGGGTGAACCGGCGTGTGAACTGTGTGCCGTTTCTTCTTGTCCTTCTTCTTTTCATGGATGACGGCCCCCACGACGGCCAGCCCCAGCAACGCAGCAAGGGCCGCCGCCACTTCGTCGTCGCCAGCCCGGGCGGGGGCGGCAGAAAAACCGGTGATGGCAATGGCAGCGGCAGCAATGGTGCCAATGAACTGGCGGTGAATACGAAGGGTCATGGGGTGTCCTTTCCAAGATAACGTTTACGAGGTCGGCCAAGCAGTTGTCGGCGCTGTCCTCAAACTGGGGTGGGCCCCGCCGGACAGGCAATATCGCCCCCGTGCTATCGAATAACGCGCACATCAGGCCCTTGTGGTTATTGAATATCTCCTGCGTCCGGCGCAGGTTGAGGCCATGAAACAGATCACCATCACATTCGCCTTGATCATGGCGCTGGCCGGGACCGCACAGGCCCAGTGCTTTGCCGATTACAAGGCCAAACAGGACAACCCGCTGCGCCTGCACTACGGCGTCGCGCAAATCTCGGGCGCCTGCTCGGCAGGCAATGCAACCGGACAACTCCGTTCACGACTTGCTGCACAAGGCTGGACATTGCTCCAGGTTCAGTCCGTGTTTGGACCCGAAGGTCTCGATCAAAGGAAAGCCAGTGCAGGACAATACTACCTCCGCTTCTGACATGCGGCGCACCGGCGGGCGGCTCGTGGTCTTCGGGATCGCGGGCATCGTCCTGCTGCTGGTCCTCGCGGCCGCACTCCTCTTCTTCACCCTGCCCGACGCCGGTGCCTTCGATGCCCGCGTCGAACGGATGTTCATCGAAAACGCCGACCTGACCAGCCAGGCCGAAATCAAGCTGCTGGAAATCCTCGCCCAGTCCGGCACCGCCTTCTCGGACACACTCGCCAGCTACCGGCTGGTCATCTTTGTCCTGCTGGTCTTTGCCACCGGCATGATGATCGCGGCCCTTGTCTTCCTGCTGCTGCTGGTCGGCTTCAACCGCCGCATGGCCCAGATCGAACGGGCCGGCATTCAGGTCAATTCACTCCTCATCAGCCGCGAGGAAAACACCGTCTACCTCAACAACCTCGGCTTCAAACTGACAGACGCCGCCATGGAAACCATGTCGGTCCTGGCAGAGGCGCGGATGGATGACGACGTCCTGTCCGGCTCCGAAATCGAAGGGGTCATCTCAGGCCGCAGCGCCGCCGATTGCGAAGAAGCCGCAGGCGCGACACGCATCAAACGCCTGCGCGACACGCTCGGCAACCAGATCGTCAGCGAACTTCTGGTCAAGAACATCGCAAGACGTGGCTACATGCTGGCTGTGGAAAAGGACGTCATCAAGGTCCTCTGACTCTTCTCTTCTTCTGGCTGAAAATACTTCGGGGTTTGGGGCAGCGCCCCAAGACATCATCTGCTGGAAGCAGATATACAAAATCACGTGGCGCGCATGCGCCTCATTTCACCAGTAGCCACGCGCGGCAGGTCAGGTCTAGGGTGCCCAAAACGAAGGAGACGCCCCATGCCCGCCCCCATCAATCCGTTCAAGGCCGCCCTCAAGAACGGAGACACCGTCATCGGCTGCTGGCTCAGTCTCGGTGACCCGCTCGCGACCGAAATCGCAGGTACGGCAGGCTTTGACTGGCTGCTGATCGATGGCGAACATACACCCTACGACATATCGAAAATGCGGATGCAGTTGATGGCGCTGGAAGCGTCCGACAGCCACGCCGCCGTCCGGGTCCCGGTGGGCGAGACATGGATCATCAAGCAGGTGCTCGACGCGGGTGCGCAAACGGTGCTGGTCCCCATGGTCGAGACCGCCGAACAGGCACGGCAACTCGTGCACGACGTCCGATACCCGCCCACAGGTGGGCGCGGGGTCGGCTATTCCGGGGCACGGTGCAGTCGCTTTGGCACGATCACCGATTACGGTCCCACCGCCGATGAACAGGTCTGCCTTCTGATCCAGGTCGAAAACAAGGCAGGCATTGCCAACCTGGACGATATCCTTGCGGTCGACGGCATAGACGGCGTGTTCATCGGACCGGCGGACCTGTCCGCGGATATGGGCCACATGGGCCAACTCACCCACCCCGACGTGCAATCCACGATCAAGGGCGCTGTCGCCCGGATCGAAGCCGCGGGAAAAGCGCCCGGCATCCTCACCACGACGCCCGAATTCACGCAGGACGCCCTTGATTGGGGCGCGCGGTTCGTCGCAACGGGGCTCGACCTTCTGATCCTCGCCAAAAGCTTGCGCGAGCTCGCTCAACGCTGGGTGAAATAGGCGCCGGGCGCCGCCGCCGTTTGATTGCCGTTCTATTCAGATTTCAATCCAACCGAAGCCTGCGTGTACCCGCCCGCGGCGCCGTCGATGAAATGCACATGCGTGTCGTCCATGATAGACGGCACGATGCAGGTCATCATCGCCTCGTCCTGCGTGTGCATCCCATACCGGGCCACGCCGTCCGCACGCGCAGCGTCAAGCACCGCGCGCAAACGCGACACCGTTTCGGCGTCGCAATCCACGGTCATCTTCAACCCGTCATCAAATTTCCTGAAATCCGCATTGTCGCCAACGGTGCGCCGATAGTGGGTCGGATCAAACCCACCCAGCTTGATGCCCGTCTTGATCAGCACCCAGGCGATCAATGTCTCGAACAACACCTGACGCTTGCGGGCCTTCACACCTTTGCCACCATGACTGGCATGGGCCTCCAATGTCGCTCCGGCGGGCGGCCAATCCGTACCAGGCCCCTCGGGAGGGGACGGGTGCCCGCCCCGCTCCAGATGCGCGACCTCGGCCAAGACCGCCTCGACCACGGCGCCGAACCGCGCCTGCTCCACGCCCTCGACCGGCGACAGCAGCAATGACAGGATCGTCCCGTTCCGGGCTTTCATATGGCTCCACCGACAGCTCAGCCCCGTCAGGTCCGGTTCTGTCCCCGCGGGGACAGATGGCACGGTTTCGGCCCCGGCCTTCATCTGCCCTTCGGCCCAACTGACACCGCCGCCAGCGAACATGGCATAATCCACGCCATCCGACACCGCGTATCGGGCGACCGCCACCTCTGGTCCGGCGGCCCGAATATCGGCCACCGCATACAGACCGACCCGCAGCCCCATGTCGAACTCGGCCCGCGCCCAGGTCTGGACGGCGGCCAGGGCCCGCCCGGCCTCTGCCGCAAACTCGGGCGGATGGGCAAAGGCCGCGCCGTCCCCACCAAACACAAATGGAAAGGCGCGCCCTCCGGCCGCATTGATCTGGGCCGAGATCACAGCCGCCCCGATCATGTTCACCGTCTTGTACTTGCCTGCCGCCACCGCATCCGTGGACCCCACGATGTCGGACACACCGACAACCCAGTCATCGGGCAGGGGCGTGTAGCGGCGCAGATCGGCCACATCGTCAAACGTGGTCAGCCGCGGCAGGTCATCATAGAACATCTTGCACCTCTTCCCTGCGCAACCCTAACACGGGTCCGCTCTTGAACAATGACCCTTGCGCATGCCCCCACTGCATGCCACCCAATTCGCAAGGAACGGAGACCTCCATGCAAACCGGACTGATATTGCTGGCGCTGGCCTATGTGCTCAGCCAGTTCTTTCGCGCCTTCCTGGCCGTGCTGACCGGCCCCCTGGAGGCCGAGCTGGGCATCACCCCCGATGTCCTCGCGACCGCGTCCGGCTACTGGTTTCTCGCCTTTGCACTCATGCAACTGCCCGTGGGCAAGGCGC
The DNA window shown above is from uncultured Tateyamaria sp. and carries:
- a CDS encoding DUF3095 domain-containing protein; amino-acid sequence: MFYDDLPRLTTFDDVADLRRYTPLPDDWVVGVSDIVGSTDAVAAGKYKTVNMIGAAVISAQINAAGGRAFPFVFGGDGAAFAHPPEFAAEAGRALAAVQTWARAEFDMGLRVGLYAVADIRAAGPEVAVARYAVSDGVDYAMFAGGGVSWAEGQMKAGAETVPSVPAGTEPDLTGLSCRWSHMKARNGTILSLLLSPVEGVEQARFGAVVEAVLAEVAHLERGGHPSPPEGPGTDWPPAGATLEAHASHGGKGVKARKRQVLFETLIAWVLIKTGIKLGGFDPTHYRRTVGDNADFRKFDDGLKMTVDCDAETVSRLRAVLDAARADGVARYGMHTQDEAMMTCIVPSIMDDTHVHFIDGAAGGYTQASVGLKSE
- a CDS encoding site-specific DNA-methyltransferase; amino-acid sequence: MTKHVKGAEALPLNQILAGDCIDVMNSLPAGSVDLIFADPPYNLQLKGELHRPDNSKVDAVDDHWDQFNSFRAYDAFTTAWLKAARRLLKPNGAIWVIGSYHNIFRVGAALQNEGFWILNDVVWRKSNPMPNFRGKRFTNAHETMIWAGKDEASKYTFNYDALKALNEGIQMRSDWVLPICTGHERLKDDQGDKAHPTQKPESLLHRVLVGSTNPGDVILDPFFGTGTTGAVAKMLGRDFIGIEREAAYRKVAEKRIANVRKFDKEALTVSASKRAQPRVPFGQLVERGMLRPGEELYSMNRRHKAKVRADGTLIGDDIKGSIHQVGAHLEGAPSCNGWTYWCFKKDGQTVPIDVLRQQIRSEMHD
- a CDS encoding HpcH/HpaI aldolase/citrate lyase family protein; this translates as MPAPINPFKAALKNGDTVIGCWLSLGDPLATEIAGTAGFDWLLIDGEHTPYDISKMRMQLMALEASDSHAAVRVPVGETWIIKQVLDAGAQTVLVPMVETAEQARQLVHDVRYPPTGGRGVGYSGARCSRFGTITDYGPTADEQVCLLIQVENKAGIANLDDILAVDGIDGVFIGPADLSADMGHMGQLTHPDVQSTIKGAVARIEAAGKAPGILTTTPEFTQDALDWGARFVATGLDLLILAKSLRELAQRWVK
- a CDS encoding ribonuclease HII, yielding MVPDFKFEARVGGRVAGVDEVGRGPLAGPVTAAAVVLDPQAIPPGLDDSKKLSVRRRETVLDAILASADVSVAHASVREIEELNILRASHLAMERAVAGLRRSPDHALVDGTMVPRDLAVPATPVVRGDARSLSIAAASIVAKICRDRIMVDLAQQHPGYGWETNMGYPSKSHRLALENLGVTPHHRRTFKPVHNILYQEKIISD